A genomic region of Glycine max cultivar Williams 82 chromosome 15, Glycine_max_v4.0, whole genome shotgun sequence contains the following coding sequences:
- the LOC100814406 gene encoding protein SODIUM POTASSIUM ROOT DEFECTIVE 2 isoform X1 gives MSLKSSKRRMRNGFMCHSEASTAVCIAGSVVVPRTRSRRHQRSVSLDGTRLINYAKYSKLVDSSTSSRFNSAHKKCDSDSVSVPNIKHQENESRELQKKPTDNVFQVVVMRVAIHCQGCAGKVKKHLSKMEGVTSFSVDVESKRVTVMGHISPVGVLESISKVKRAEFWDC, from the exons ATGAGCCTGAAAAGCAGCAAGAGGAGAATGAGGAATGGTTTCATGTGCCACTCTGAGGCATCAACTGCAGTGTGCATTGCTGGGTCTGTGGTTGTGCCTAGGACAAGGAGTAGGAGGCATCAGAGAAGTGTTTCTCTTGATGGTACAAGGTTGATCAACTATGCCAAGTACTCCAAACTTGTTGACTCCAGCACTAGCAGCAGGTTCAATTCAGCTCACAAGAAATGTGACTCTGACTCTGTCTCTGTACCAAACATCAAGCATCAAGAGAATGAATCAAGGGAACTTCAGAAAAAGCCAACAGATAATGTCTTCCAG GTGGTTGTGATGCGGGTTGCTATTCATTGTCAAGGATGCGCGGGTAAAGTGAAAAAGCATCTATCTAAGATGGAAG GAGTTACATCATTCAGTGTAGATGTAGAGTCCAAGAGGGTGACAGTAATGGGACACATTTCTCCGGTGGGAGTCCTTGAGAGCATTTCAAAGGTGAAGAGGGCTGAGTTCTGGGATTGTTAA
- the LOC100803005 gene encoding protein RAE1 isoform X1 has product MSNFLSNTNPNPNKSFEVNQPPTDSVSSLSFSPKANFLVATSWDNQVRCWEVARNGVNVATVPKASITHDHPVLCSTWKDDGTTVFSGGCDKQVKMWPLLSGGQPMTVAMHDAPIKELAWIPEMNLLVTGSWDKTMKYWDTRQSNPVHTQQLPERCYAMTVRHPLMVVGTADRNLIVYNLQNPQVEFKRIVSPLKYQTRCLAAFPDQQGFLVGSIEGRVGVHHLDDSQHGKNFTFKCHREGNEIYSVNSLNFHPVHHTFATSGSDGAFNFWDKDSKQRLKAMLRCSQPIPCSTFNNDGSIFAYSVCYDWSKGAENSNPAAAKTYIFLHLPQESEVKGKPRIGATGRK; this is encoded by the exons ATGTCGAATTTCCTGAGCAATACTAATCCGAACCCTAATAAGTCCTTCGAG GTGAATCAGCCTCCCACTGATTCCGTGTCCAGTCTTAGCTTCAGTCCCAAAGCCAACTTCCTCGTCGCCACTTCTTGGGACAATCAG GTTCGTTGTTGGGAGGTAGCACGGAATGGAGTAAATGTTGCCACTGTTCCCAAGGCTTCTATAACGCACGATCATCCG GTTTTGTGCTCTACATGGAAGGATGATGGCACGACTGTATTCTCTGGTGGATGTGATAAGCAAGTGAAGATGTGGCCTCTGTTATCTGGAGGCCAACCAATGACTGTTGCCATGCATGATGCACCCATCAAAGAACTTGCTTGGATTCCTGAAATGAACCTTTTAGTCACAGGAAGCTGGGACAAGACTATGAA ATACTGGGATACAAGGCAGTCAAATCCAGTGCACACACAGCAACTCCCAGAGCGCTGCTATGCTATGACAGTGAGACATCCTCTGATGGTTGTTGGCACTGCTGATAGAAATCTTATTGTTTACAACTTGCAAAACCCTCAG GTTGAATTCAAGAGAATTGTTTCACCCTTGAAGTATCAAACAAGGTGCCTTGCTGCATTCCCTGACCAACAAGGTTTCTTG GTTGGATCAATAGAAGGAAGAGTTGGGGTGCATCATTTGGACGATAGTCAGCATGGTAAAAACTTCACTTTTAAATGCCATAGAGAGGGCAATGAAATATACTCAGTCAACTCTTTAAACTTCCATCCT GTACACCACACATTTGCAACTTCTGGTTCTGATGGTGCTTTCAATTTTTGGGATAAGGATAGTAAACAGAGGCTCAAG GCCATGTTGAGATGCAGCCAACCTATTCCTTGCAGTACCTTCAACAATGATGGTTCAATATTTGCTTACTCA GTCTGCTATGACTGGAGTAAAGGGGCAGAAAATTCTAATCCTGCAGCAGCAAAAACCTATATTTTCCTGCATTTGCCTCAG GAATCTGAGGTTAAGGGCAAACCACGCATTGGTGCTACTGGCAGAAAGTAG
- the LOC100803005 gene encoding protein RAE1 isoform X2, which translates to MSNFLSNTNPNPNKSFEVNQPPTDSVSSLSFSPKANFLVATSWDNQVRCWEVARNGVNVATVPKASITHDHPVLCSTWKDDGTTVFSGGCDKQVKMWPLLSGGQPMTVAMHDAPIKELAWIPEMNLLVTGSWDKTMKYWDTRQSNPVHTQQLPERCYAMTVRHPLMVVGTADRNLIVYNLQNPQVEFKRIVSPLKYQTRCLAAFPDQQGFLVGSIEGRVGVHHLDDSQHGKNFTFKCHREGNEIYSVNSLNFHPVHHTFATSGSDGAFNFWDKDSKQRLKAMLRCSQPIPCSTFNNDGSIFAYSDLEVKKLGLL; encoded by the exons ATGTCGAATTTCCTGAGCAATACTAATCCGAACCCTAATAAGTCCTTCGAG GTGAATCAGCCTCCCACTGATTCCGTGTCCAGTCTTAGCTTCAGTCCCAAAGCCAACTTCCTCGTCGCCACTTCTTGGGACAATCAG GTTCGTTGTTGGGAGGTAGCACGGAATGGAGTAAATGTTGCCACTGTTCCCAAGGCTTCTATAACGCACGATCATCCG GTTTTGTGCTCTACATGGAAGGATGATGGCACGACTGTATTCTCTGGTGGATGTGATAAGCAAGTGAAGATGTGGCCTCTGTTATCTGGAGGCCAACCAATGACTGTTGCCATGCATGATGCACCCATCAAAGAACTTGCTTGGATTCCTGAAATGAACCTTTTAGTCACAGGAAGCTGGGACAAGACTATGAA ATACTGGGATACAAGGCAGTCAAATCCAGTGCACACACAGCAACTCCCAGAGCGCTGCTATGCTATGACAGTGAGACATCCTCTGATGGTTGTTGGCACTGCTGATAGAAATCTTATTGTTTACAACTTGCAAAACCCTCAG GTTGAATTCAAGAGAATTGTTTCACCCTTGAAGTATCAAACAAGGTGCCTTGCTGCATTCCCTGACCAACAAGGTTTCTTG GTTGGATCAATAGAAGGAAGAGTTGGGGTGCATCATTTGGACGATAGTCAGCATGGTAAAAACTTCACTTTTAAATGCCATAGAGAGGGCAATGAAATATACTCAGTCAACTCTTTAAACTTCCATCCT GTACACCACACATTTGCAACTTCTGGTTCTGATGGTGCTTTCAATTTTTGGGATAAGGATAGTAAACAGAGGCTCAAG GCCATGTTGAGATGCAGCCAACCTATTCCTTGCAGTACCTTCAACAATGATGGTTCAATATTTGCTTACTCA GATTTGGAAGTCAAAAAACTAG GTCTGCTATGA
- the LOC100806204 gene encoding high affinity sulfate transporter 2, with protein MGSSRDIAIGPVAVVSLLLGTLLTDEISDFKSHEYLRLAFTATFFAGVTQMALGVLRLGFLIDFLSHAAIVGFMAGAAITIALQQLKGFLGIKTFTKKTDIVSVLHSVFDAAHHGWNWETIVIGVSFLAFLLITKYIAKKNKKLFWVAAISPMISVIVSTFFVYITRADKKGVAIVKHVKKGVNPSSASEIFFSGKYLGPGIRVGVVAGMVALTEAVAIGRTFAAMKDYSLDGNKEMMAMGAMNIIGSLTSCYVATGSFSRSAVNYMAGCKTAVSNIVMSIVVLLTLLLITPLFKYTPNAVLASIIIAAVLGLVNIEAVILLWKIDKFDFLACMGAFFGVIFISVEIGLLIAVAISFAKILLQVTRPRTAVLGRLPETTVYRNIQQYPKATQINGMLIIRVDSAIYFSNSNYIKERILRWLADEEAQRRSGSSRIEYLTVEMSPVTDIDTSGIHAFEELYKTLQKRKIQLILANPGPIVMEKLHASKLADLIGEDKIFLTVADAVSTFGPKGEAVV; from the exons ATGGGAAGCTCAAGAGATATTGCCATAGGACCCGTAGCTGTGGTGTCCCTCTTGCTTGGGACTTTGCTAACCGATGAGATCAGTGACTTCAAATCTCATGAATACCTGCGTCTTGCATTTACTGCCACTTTCTTCGCAGGAGTCACTCAAATGGCACTCGGTGTTCTCAG GCTTGGTTTCTTGATTGACTTTTTGTCCCATGCTGCCATTGTGGGATTCATGGCTGGAGCTGCCATTACTATTGCACTGCAACAGCTTAAGGGTTTTCTTGGCATAAAAACGTTCACCAAGAAAACTGATATTGTTTCTGTTCTGCACTCGGTTTTCGATGCAGCACACCATGGG TGGAATTGGGAGACAATAGTCATTGGAGTATCATTCTTGGCTTTCCTTCTTATAACCAAGTATATT gctaaaaagaataagaagctCTTTTGGGTGGCTGCAATTTCTCCTATGATCTCTGTTATAGTGTCTACCTTTTTTGTCTACATTACCAGGGCAGACAAGAAAGGCGTGGCAATT GTGAAACATGTTAAGAAGGGTGTGAATCCATCATCTGCTAGTGAGATTTTTTTCAGTGGAAAATATCTAGGCCCTGGTATTCGGGTTGGTGTGGTAGCTGGTATGGTAGCACTCACG GAAGCTGTAGCAATTGGAAGAACATTTGCTGCCATGAAAGACTATTCACTGGATGGTAACAAAGAAATGATGGCAATGGGAGCAATGAACATCATTGGTTCACTAACATCTTGTTATGTGGCTACAG GATCTTTTTCTCGCTCGGCAGTGAACTACATGGCTGGTTGTAAAACTGCTGTATCAAACATCGTTATGTCCATTGTTGTGTTATTGACACTGCTACTCATTACGCCACTCTTTAAGTACACTCCAAATGCTGTGCTTGCATCTATTATAATAGCTGCGGTGCTTGGCCTTGTGAACATTGAAGCAGTTATTCTGCTGTGGAAGATTGACAAATTCGATTTTCTTGCTTGCATGGGAGCCTTCTTTGGTGTGATCTTCATAAGTGTTGAGATTGGTCTTCTAATTGCG GTGGCTATATCTTTTGCCAAAATCCTCTTACAAGTGACAAGGCCAAGAACTGCAGTACTAGGGAGACTTCCAGAGACTACTGTTTATAGAAACATCCAGCAATACCCCAAAGCAACCCAAATTAATGGCATGCTCATTATAAGGGTTGACTCTGCAATCtacttctcaaactccaactaTATCAAGGAGAG AATTTTGAGATGGCTGGCTGATGAAGAAGCCCAAAGGAGAAGTGGATCGTCAAGAATAGAGTATCTCACTGTTGAAATGTCAC CTGTTACTGATATTGACACTAGTGGCATCCATGCTTTTGAAGAGTTATACAAGACCcttcagaaaagaaaaatacag CTTATCTTGGCAAACCCCGGGCCAATTGTGATGGAGAAGCTCCACGCATCCAAGTTAGCAGACTTAATTGGggaagataaaatatttctaacagTGGCTGATGCAGTTTCAACTTTTGGTCCAAAGGGTGAAGCAGTAGtatga
- the LOC100814406 gene encoding protein SODIUM POTASSIUM ROOT DEFECTIVE 2 isoform X2: MSLKSSKRRMRNGFMCHSEASTAVCIAGSVVVPRTRSRRHQRSVSLDGTRLINYAKYSKLVDSSTSSRFNSAHKKCDSDSVSVPNIKHQENESRELQKKPTDNVFQVVVMRVAIHCQGCAGKVKKHLSKMEDVESKRVTVMGHISPVGVLESISKVKRAEFWDC, encoded by the exons ATGAGCCTGAAAAGCAGCAAGAGGAGAATGAGGAATGGTTTCATGTGCCACTCTGAGGCATCAACTGCAGTGTGCATTGCTGGGTCTGTGGTTGTGCCTAGGACAAGGAGTAGGAGGCATCAGAGAAGTGTTTCTCTTGATGGTACAAGGTTGATCAACTATGCCAAGTACTCCAAACTTGTTGACTCCAGCACTAGCAGCAGGTTCAATTCAGCTCACAAGAAATGTGACTCTGACTCTGTCTCTGTACCAAACATCAAGCATCAAGAGAATGAATCAAGGGAACTTCAGAAAAAGCCAACAGATAATGTCTTCCAG GTGGTTGTGATGCGGGTTGCTATTCATTGTCAAGGATGCGCGGGTAAAGTGAAAAAGCATCTATCTAAGATGGAAG ATGTAGAGTCCAAGAGGGTGACAGTAATGGGACACATTTCTCCGGTGGGAGTCCTTGAGAGCATTTCAAAGGTGAAGAGGGCTGAGTTCTGGGATTGTTAA
- the LOC100814406 gene encoding uncharacterized protein isoform X3 — translation MSLKSSKRRMRNGFMCHSEASTAVCIAGSVVVPRTRSRRHQRSVSLDGTRLINYAKYSKLVDSSTSSRFNSAHKKCDSDSVSVPNIKHQENESRELQKKPTDNVFQVVVMRVAIHCQGCAGKVKKHLSKMEGGFEVHKLKLLRPAPNSAN, via the exons ATGAGCCTGAAAAGCAGCAAGAGGAGAATGAGGAATGGTTTCATGTGCCACTCTGAGGCATCAACTGCAGTGTGCATTGCTGGGTCTGTGGTTGTGCCTAGGACAAGGAGTAGGAGGCATCAGAGAAGTGTTTCTCTTGATGGTACAAGGTTGATCAACTATGCCAAGTACTCCAAACTTGTTGACTCCAGCACTAGCAGCAGGTTCAATTCAGCTCACAAGAAATGTGACTCTGACTCTGTCTCTGTACCAAACATCAAGCATCAAGAGAATGAATCAAGGGAACTTCAGAAAAAGCCAACAGATAATGTCTTCCAG GTGGTTGTGATGCGGGTTGCTATTCATTGTCAAGGATGCGCGGGTAAAGTGAAAAAGCATCTATCTAAGATGGAAG GAGGTTTCGAAGTCCATAA ATTGAAGCTTCTCCGGCCAGCTCCAAATTCAGCAAATTAA